From the Halodesulfovibrio sp. genome, one window contains:
- a CDS encoding cupin domain-containing protein: MHENKAYKEIAPRLLGLREAVDMTVEELAEKVGVKPATVALYEEGETEIPVSYLKDVATVCGVDLSSLITGQEGHLHDYTLVRKGEGLSVERRVDYDYFNLASRFTNKKMEPFLVTVPAKDLNELTWNEHSGQEFIYLLEGKLEVWLDQKRHKLEAGDSIYFDSRIPHALRGLDGEAATFLDVIS; the protein is encoded by the coding sequence ATGCACGAAAATAAAGCATATAAGGAAATTGCTCCCCGCTTGCTTGGGCTTCGCGAAGCCGTTGACATGACGGTAGAAGAGCTTGCCGAAAAAGTTGGAGTAAAACCTGCAACTGTTGCGTTGTATGAAGAAGGCGAAACCGAAATCCCTGTTAGCTACCTTAAAGATGTTGCTACAGTTTGCGGTGTTGATCTTTCATCCCTTATTACAGGGCAGGAAGGACATCTTCATGATTACACGCTCGTGCGTAAAGGTGAAGGTTTGAGTGTTGAGCGTCGTGTTGATTACGATTATTTCAACCTTGCATCACGCTTTACCAATAAAAAAATGGAGCCGTTTCTTGTAACAGTTCCTGCAAAAGATTTAAACGAGCTTACTTGGAACGAGCATAGCGGACAGGAATTTATTTACCTGCTCGAGGGCAAGTTAGAAGTATGGCTTGACCAGAAACGCCATAAGCTAGAAGCAGGCGATTCAATTTATTTTGATTCCCGCATTCCGCACGCATTGCGTGGTCTGGATGGGGAAGCAGCAACCTTTCTTGACGTGATTAGCTAG